A region of Mycteria americana isolate JAX WOST 10 ecotype Jacksonville Zoo and Gardens chromosome 11, USCA_MyAme_1.0, whole genome shotgun sequence DNA encodes the following proteins:
- the IFT122 gene encoding intraflagellar transport protein 122 homolog isoform X1, with protein MGRRSQRVLFVWGIFSGIRYTLNIYDLAFKPDGTQLIIAAGNRLLVYDTSDGTLIQPLKGHKDTVYCVAYAKDGKRFASGSADKSVIIWTSKLEGILKYTHNDSIQCVSYNPLTHQLASCSSSDFGLWSPEQKSVSKHKTSSKITCCSWTNDGQYLALGMFNGVVSIRNKNGEEKVKIERTGGASSPIWSICWNPSRDERNDILAVADWGQKLSFYQLSGKQIGKDRMLNFDPCCVSYFTKGEYLLLGGSDKQVSLFTKDGVRLGTIGEQSSWVWTCKVKPDSNYVAVGCQDGTISFYQLIFSTVHGLYKDRYAYRDSMTDVIVQHLITEQKVRIKGRELVKKIAIYKNRLAIQMPEKILIYELYSDDSSDMYYRVKEKIAKKFECNLLVVCSNHIILCQEKRLQCLSFSGIKEREWLMESLIRYIKVIGGPPGREGLLVGLKNGQILKIFVDNVFAIVLLKQSTAVRCLDMSASRNKLAVVDENDTCLVYDIHTKELLFQEPNANSVAWNTQCEDMLCFSGGGYLNIKASNFPVHQQKLQGFVVGYNGSKIFCLHVFSMSAVEVPQSAPMYQYLERKMFKEAYQIACLGVTDTDWKELAMEALEGLEFETAKKAFTRVRDLRYLELISSIEERKKHGENNNELFLADVYAYQGKFHEAAKLYKKSGHENLALDMYSDLRMFDYAKDFLGSGDPKDTKMLIKKQADWAKNINEPKAAVEMYLSAGEHLKAIEISGDHGWVDMLIEIARKLDKAEREPLSKCAFYFKKLDNPGYAAETYMKVGDLKALVHLHVETLRWEEAFALSEKHPEFKDDVYVPYAQWLAENDRFEEAQKAFHKAGRQSEAVRVLEQLTHNAVVESRFNDAAYYYWMLSMQCLDIAQENEQQKTEMLQKFHHFQHLAEVYHVYHSIQRYTEEPFSFHLPETLFNISRFLLHSLTKETPLGISKVNTLFALAKQSKALGAYKLARHAYDKLQGLQIPARFQKSIELGSLTIRSKPFHDSEELVPLCYRCSTNNPLLNNLGNVCINCRQPFVFSASSYEVLHLVEFYLEDGITDEEAVALIDLEAPRLNKRENKWQEMMSDHAQSLRLDDNTDTSEDDDPFTAKLSFEQGGSEFVPVIVNRAVLQSMSRRDVLIKRWPKPLRWQYYRSLLPDASITMCPSCFQMFHTEDYELLVLQHNCCPFCRRRIDESNQ; from the exons ATGGGGAGACGATCACAGAGGGTTCTTTTTGTCTGGGGAATTTTCTCAGGAATCAGATATACTCTCAA tatttatGATCTTGCATTCAAACCGGATGGGACTCAATTGATAATTGCTGCTGGAAATAGACTGCTG GTATATGATACTTCTGATGGAACCTTAATTCAGCCTTTGAAAGGACACAAGGACACTGTATACTGTGTGGCTTATGCTAAAGATG GCAAACGTTTCGCATCTGGCTCGGCTGATAAAAGTGTGATAATTTGGACTTCAAAGTTAGAAGGAATTCTGAAATACAC GCATAATGACTCTATACAGTGTGTTTCATACAATCCTCTTACTCATCAGTTGGCATCCTGCTCTTCCAGTGATTTTG GCTTGTGGTCTCCTGAACAGAAGTCAGTCTCTAAACATAAAACTAGCAGTAAGATTACTTGCTGTAG CTGGACAAATGATGGCCAGTACCTTGCTTTGGGGATGTTCAACGGCGTTGTCAGCATAAGGAATAAAAATGGCGAAGAGAAAGTTAAAATAGAGCGTACAGGGGGTGCTTCCTCTCCAATATGGTCAATTTGTTGGAATCCATCCAG agatGAACGCAATGATATTTTAGCTGTGGCAGACTGGGGTCAGAAACTTTCCTTTTACCAGCTTAGTGGCAAACAG atTGGGAAGGACAGAATGCTCAATTTTGATCCTTGCTGTGTTAGCTATTTTACTAAAGGAGAGTATCTTTTACTGGGAGGTTCAGATAAACAAGTTTCCCTCTTCACAAAGGATGGCGTGCGTCTTGGAACCATAGGAGAGCAAAGCAGTTGGGTGTGGACATGCAAAGTTAAACCAGACTCTAACTATGTG GCAGTAGGATGTCAAGATGGAACAATATCCTTTTATCAGTTGATTTTCAGCACTGTTCATGGCCTTTATAAAGATCGCTATGCTTACAGAGACAGCATGACTGATGTTATTGTCCAACACCTCATCACTGAACAAAAAG ttAGAATAAAAGGCAGAGAGCTTGTAAAGAAAATCGCAATCTACAAAAACAGATTAGCAATCCAGATGCCAGAGAAAATCTTGATTTACGAGTTATACTCGGATGATTCTTCAGATATGTATTATCGGGTGAAGGAAAAGATAGCAAAGAAATTTGAATGCAACTTGCTGGTTGTATGTTCAAATCACATTATTTTATGCCAG GAGAAGAGATTGCAGTGCCTCTCATTTAGTGGCATTAAAGAACGAGAATGGCTGATGGAATCTCTTATTCGTTATATTAAAGTAATTGGAGGACCTCCAGGAAGAGAAGGCCTCTTAGTTGGTCTAAAGAATGGTCAG ATTCTGAAGATATTTGTCGATAATGTCTTTGCAATCGTCCTGTTGAAGCAATCCACAGCTGTGCGCTGTCTGGATATGAGTGCATCCCGAAACAAGCTGGCAGTGGTTGATGAAAATGATACCTGCCTAGTATATGATATTCATACCAAAGAGTTGTTGTTTCAG GAACCCAATGCTAACAGTGTGGCTTGGAATACACAGTGTGAGgatatgctttgcttttctggaggGGGTTACCTCAATATCAAAGCTAGTAATTTCCCTGTCCATCAGCAAAAACTTCAAGGCTTTGTTGTGGGTTACAACGGCTCCAAGATCTTCTGTCTTCATGTTTTTTCTATGTCAGCTGTTGAAGTTCCGCAG TCTGCACCCATGTATCAATATCTGGAAcgaaaaatgtttaaagaagcCTATCAAATTGCATGTTTAGGAGTAACTGATACTGACTGGAAAGAACTGGCCATGGAAGCCTTAGAAGGGTTGGAGTTTGAAACTGCTAAAAAG gCATTTACCAGGGTACGAGACCTTAGATATTTAGAGTTGATCAGCAGCATAGAG gAGCGGAAGAAGCATGGAGAAAACAACAATGAACTGTTCCTAGCAGATGTTTATGCCTACCAGGGAAAATTTCATGAGGCAGCAAAATTGTACAAAAAGAGTGGACATGAAAACCTAGCTCTCGATATGTACTCAGATTTACGCATGTTTGACTATGCAAAG GATTTTCTGGGATCTGGAGACCCCAAAGACACAAAGATGCTAATAAAAAAACAAGCAGATTGGGCCAAGAATATCAATGAACCCAAAGCAGCAGTGGAGATGTACCTCTCTGCAGGCGAGCACCTGAAGGCCATAGAAATCAGTGGGGACCATGGCTGGGTTGATAT GTTAATTGAAATTGCTCGAAAACTGGATAAAGCTGAGCGTGAGCCTTTGTCAAAATGTGCCTTCTATTTTAAGAAACTTGATAACCCTGGCTATGCAGCAGAAACCTACATGAAGGTTGGTGACCTGAAAGCATTGGTCCATCTCCACGTGGAGACTCTTCGCTGGGAAGAA GCATTTGCTTTGAGTGAAAAGCATCCTGAATTCAAAGATGATGTCTATGTCCCTTATGCTCAGTGGCTAGCAGAGAATGATAGATTTGAAGAAGCCCAAAAAG CATTTCACAAGGCTGGCAGGCAGAGTGAAGCTGTAAGAGTGCTGGAGCAGCTAACGCACAATGCTGTGGTTGAAAGCCGATTTAACGATGCAGCCTATTATTATTGGATGCTTTCCATGCAGTGTTTAGATATAGCCCAAG AGAATGAACAACAGAAGACTGAAATGCTACAGAAGTTTCATCACTTCCAGCATTTGGCAGAAGTTTACCATGTCTATCACTCTATTCAAAGATACACT GAGGAGCCTTTCAGTTTCCACTTGCCTGAAACCCTCTTCAATATTTCCAGGTTTCTGCTTCACAGCTTAACAAAGGAGACTCCTTTGGGGATCTCAAAAGT CAATACATTATTTGCCCTGGCAAAACAGAGTAAAGCTCTTGGTGCATATAAACTGGCTCGTCATGCCTACGACAAGTTACAGGGCCTGCAGATCCCAGCGAGGTTCCAGAAATCAATTGAGCTGGGCAGCCTGACAATCCGATCCAAGCCATTCCATGACAGTGAA GAGCTTGTGCCCTTGTGTTATAGGTGCTCTACCAACAACCCTTTGCTAAATAACTTGGGGAACGTCTGCATTAACTGCAGACAACCTTTCgtcttctctgcttcctcctatg AAGTACTGCATCTGGTTGAGTTCTATTTGGAAGATGGCATCACAGATGAAGAAGCTGTAGCGCTCATTGATCTTGAAGCTCCAAGATTGAATAAAAGAGAGAATAAATGGCAAGAGATGATGAGTGACC ATGCACAGAGTTTGAGGCTTGATGACAATACAGATACTAGTGAAGATGATGATCCCTTTACAGCAAAACTGAGCTTTGAG caagGAGGCTCAGAATTTGTTCCAGTGATTGTGAATCGTGCTGTTCTCCAGTCAATGAGCCGGAGGGACGTCCTGATTAAACGCTGGCCAAAGCCATTGCGGTGGCAGTACTACCGTTCCCTGCTACCAGATGCCTCCATTACCATGTGTCCATCATGTTTTCAG ATGTTTCACACAGAGGACTATGAGCTTCTCGTACTCCAGCATAATTGTTGTCCGTTCTGTCGACGGAGAATAGATGAGTCaaaccagtga